A region from the Mustela erminea isolate mMusErm1 chromosome 10, mMusErm1.Pri, whole genome shotgun sequence genome encodes:
- the SCNN1D gene encoding LOW QUALITY PROTEIN: amiloride-sensitive sodium channel subunit delta (The sequence of the model RefSeq protein was modified relative to this genomic sequence to represent the inferred CDS: inserted 2 bases in 1 codon) → MGSDFTSVTPEAPGPSLSCPRGRGVPAELPSPGPTPRRMETPAEGDSGFQGGATACTATAGGSLTVHEDQRPPPALQEDRQREGLVELHTSFRELLTFFCTNATIHGAIRLVCSSQSRVRTASWGLLVAGALGVLYWQFGLLFAEYWRYPVVATVSVHSEPKLFPAVTLCDMNPHRPRSARHHLQVLDEFAQENIQSLYKFNFSKNRDVLSAADQLPQPAFYLDRGVRLQRLSRPGGQHKVGFRLCNSTGGDCLCRASTSAVTAAREWYCFHYVNVLALMPTAHEDSHRSDRGHFVLSCQFDGQDCQARHFRTFHHPTYGSCYTFDGVSAAQHPGVTRGISLVLRAEQRHHLPLLSTEAGARVMIHGHDHTPFLEHQGFSIRPGTETTIGIREDEVRRLGNPYSHCSERADGVDVPLLYNASYTLQACLVSCFQQLMVETCSCGYFFYPLPSGAEYCSSARHPAWGHCFYRLSRDLGTHRLPCSSRCPRPCRESSYKLSAGTSRWPSSKSADWILAALGKHGHRSLGPTPGFRSSVAKVNIFYQELNYRRVDETPVYSVPQLLSAMGSLWSLWFGSSVLSVLELLELLLDALALVVLRGCRWLHTAQGSQLAAATGAPPTIPGTEQLPTDRRNINHLGGPAGLVPRXILPGALAGVFAEELGHTSAPCPTPEPAGAYSDPEGCGCSKLSRLPTGNQTCPPEPLPGSQAKPRAREAALGAPGRQAGGCPAHRALSSAGYLPSSGLRDAQGSGEGSVPTSLDSHV, encoded by the exons ATGGGCTCAGACTTCACCTCGGTCACACCAGAAGCCCCAGGACCATCTCTAAGCTGCCCCCGAGGGAGAGGGGTACCCGCAG AGCTGCCATCACCGGGGCCAACGCCACGGAGAATGGAGACACCTGCAGAAGGAGACTCTGGCTTCCAG GGAGGAGCCACGGCCTGCACAGCCACAGCCGGTGGTTCCCTGACAGTCCACGAGGACCAGCGGCCGCCGCCAGCCCTgcaggaggacaggcagagggaggggctggtggaGCTGCACACCTCCTTCCGGGAGCTGCTCACCTTCTTCTGCACCAACGCCACCATCCACGGCGCCATCCGCCTGGTCTGCTCCAGCCAGAGCCGCGTCAGGACGGCCTCATGGGGGCTGCTGGTGGCAGGCGCACTGGGCGTGCTCTACTGGCAGTTCGGGCTCCTCTTTGCCGAATACTGGCGCTACCCGGTGGTTGCCACAGTGTCCGTGCACTCGGAGCCCAAGCTCTTCCCAGCCGTCACTCTGTGCGACATGAACCCGCACAG GCCGCGCTCAGCCCGCCACCACCTGCAGGTGCTCGATGAGTTTGCCCAGGAGAACATCCAGTCTCTCTACAAGTTCAACTTCAGCAAGAACAGGGACGTCCTCTCTGCAGCCGACCAGCTCCCACAGCCCGCCTTCTACCTGGACCGTGGGGTCCGCCTGCAAAGGTTGAGCCGACCCGGTGGCCAGCATAAAGTGGGTTTCAGACTG TGCAACAGCACAGGTGGGGACTGCTTGTGCCGTGCCTCCACGTCAGCTGTGACAGCTGCCCGTGAGTGGTACTGCTTCCATTATGTGAATGTCTTGGCCCTGATGCCCACCGCCCACGAGGACAGCCACCGCAGCGACAGAGGCCACTTTGTCCTCTCCTGCCAATTCGATGGCCAGGACTGCCAGGCCCG GCACTTCCGGACGTTCCACCACCCCACGTACGGCAGCTGCTACACCTTCGACGGCGTCTCAGCTGCACAGCACCCGGGCGTCACCCGCG ggaTCAGCCTGGTCCTCAGGGCTGAGCAGCGGCACCACCTGCCTCTGCTGTCCACGGAGGCCGGCGCTAGGGTCATGATTCATGGACATGACCACACGCCCTTCCTGGAGCACCAGGGCTTCAGCATCCGGCCAGGGACCGAAACCACCATCGGCATCCGAGAG GACGAGGTACGCCGGCTGGGGAACCCCTACAGCCACTGCAGCGAGCGCGCAGACGGTGTGGACGTGCCCCTGCTCTACAACGCCTCATACACCCTGCAG GCCTGCCTGGTGTCCTGCTTTCAGCAGCTGATGGTGGAAACCTGCTCCTGCGGCTACTTCTTCTACCCCCTGCCGTCGGGGGCCGAGTACTGCAGCTCCGCCAGGCACCCGGCCTGGG GTCACTGCTTCTACCGGCTCTCCAGGGACCTGGGGACCCACCGGCTTCCCTGTAGCTCACgctgccccaggccctgcag GGAGTCTTCCTACAAGCTCTCCGCCGGGACCTCCAGGTGGCCCTCCTCCAAGTCAGCT gactggatcctggcGGCGCTGGGCAAGCACGGCCACAGGAGCCTGGGCCCGACCCCAGGCTTCAG GAGCAGCGTGGCCAAGGTGAACATCTTCTACCAGGAGCTCAACTACCGTAGGGTGGATGAGACACCAGTTTACTcg GTGCCCCAGCTGCTGTCAGCCATGGGCAGCCTCTGGAGCCTGTGGTTCGGCTCCTCGGTCCTCTCTGTGCTGGAGCTGCTGGAGCTGCTGCTTGACGCCCTAGCTCTCGTGGTGCTTCGGGGCTGCCGCTGGCTCCACACAGCTCAGGGGTCCCAGCTGGCGGCAGCCACAGGGGCACCCCCCACGATCCCAGGAACCGAGCAGTTACCCACTGACCGCAGGAATATCAACCATCTGGGGGGCCCTGCTGGCCTCGTGCCCCG AATCCTTCCAGGAGCTCTGGCCGGAGTCTTTGCTGAAGAGTTAGGCCACACAAGCGCCCCCTGCCCCACGCCCGAACCAGCAGGAGCTTATTCTGATCCTGAGGGATGTGGCTGCAGCAAGCTCTCCAGGCTGCCCACGGGGAACCAGACCTGCCCCCCAGAGCCACTGCCAGGCAGCCAAGCCAAACCCAGGGCCAGGGAAGCTGCACTGGGGGctccaggcaggcaggcaggagggtgCCCAGCCCACCGGGCACTCTCCTCAGCCGGCTACCTGCCCAGCAGCGGCCTCAGGGACGCCCAGGGCAGCGGGGAGGGGAGTGTCCCTACCTCTCTGGATTCCCATGTCTAG
- the UBE2J2 gene encoding LOW QUALITY PROTEIN: ubiquitin-conjugating enzyme E2 J2 (The sequence of the model RefSeq protein was modified relative to this genomic sequence to represent the inferred CDS: deleted 1 base in 1 codon) codes for MTPYEGGYYHGKLVFPREFPFKPPSIYMITPNGRFKCNTRLCLSITDFHPDTWNPAWSVSTILTGLLSFMVEKGPTLGSIETSDFTKRQLAAQSLAFNLKDKVFCELFPEVVEEIKQKQKAQDELSSRPQALPLPDVVPDGETHHGQNGLQLLNGHAPGAGPHLAGLQQANRHHGLLGGALANLFVIVGFAAFAYTVKYVLRSIAQE; via the exons ATGACTCCGTATGAAG GTGGCTACTATCATGGAAAACTAGTTTTTCCCAGAGAATTTCCCTTTAAACCTCCTAGTATTTATATGATCACGCCCAATGGAAGATTTAAGTGCAATACCAG GCTGTGTCTTTCCATCACGGATTTCCACCCAGACACGTGGAACCCGGCCTGGTCCGTCTCCACCATCCTGACG GGGCTCCTGAGCTTCATGGTGGAGAAGGGCCCCACCCTGGGCAGCATAGAGACGTCGGACTTCACG AAAAGACAACTGGCTGCACAAAGTTTAGCATTTAATTTGAAAGACAAAGTCTTTTGTGAATTATTCCCTGAAGTTGTGGAG gaaatcaaacaaaaacagaaagcccAAGATGAACTCAGTAGCCGACCCCAGGCTCTCCCCTTACCAGATGTGGTTCCAGATGGGGAAACACACCATGGTCAGAACGGGCTTCAGCTCCTCAATGGGCACGCGCCAGGGGCTGGGCCACACCTCGCGGGGCTCCAGCAGGCCAACCGGCACCACGGACTCCTGGGCGGCGCCCTGGCGAACTTGTTTGTTATAGTTGGGTTTGCGGCTTTTGCCTACACGGTCAAGTACGTGCTGAGAAGCATAGCGCAGGAGTGA
- the C1QTNF12 gene encoding LOW QUALITY PROTEIN: adipolin (The sequence of the model RefSeq protein was modified relative to this genomic sequence to represent the inferred CDS: deleted 1 base in 1 codon), translated as MHWAWAAAAVALGLQLLLLGGVGARREPKRPQQPSQRTEPPTATTSHSEGLLGSPKPPEGLGSEFSDAHMTWLNFVRRPHDGASKKRCRGRDKKSRGLSGPPGPPGPPGPPGPPGATVTQEALLREFQEMLKEATERRFLGLLGPSLPEGTGQLVAEAFHCALKGPLVVDERTLVELHGFQAPTAQGAFLRGSGLSLASGRFTAPVTAIFQFSASLHVDRREPQGRARARARDTVRVLVCIESLCHRHTSLEAISGLESRGRVFTVHVEGLLQLQAGQYASVFVDNGSGTALTIQSGSSFSGLLLGT; from the exons ATGCACTGGGCCTGGGCGGCCGCTGCTGTGGCCCTCGGGCTGCAGCTCTTGCTCCTGGGGGGCGTTGGGGCGCGGCGGGAGCCCAAGAGGCCTCAGCAGCCCAGCCAGCGCACTGAGCCCCCCACCGCCACCACGTCCCACAGCGAGGGGCTGCTGGGCTCCCCCAAG CCACCTGAGGGCCTGGGGTCTGAGTTCTCAGACGCCCACATGACCTGGCTGAACTTCGTCCGGCGCCCACATGACGGGGCCTCCAAGAAACGGTGCCGGGGCCGGGACAAGAAGTCG CGAGGCCTCTCTGGCCCCCCCGGGCCGCCCGGGCCGCCTGGGCCCCCCGGGCCTCCCGGTGCCACAGTCACCCAGGAAGCCCTGCTGCGAGAGTTTCAGGAGATGCTGAAAG AGGCCACTGAGCGCCGGTTCTTGGGGCTGCTGGGCCCATCGCTGCCTGAGGGGACAGGGCAGCTGGTGGCCGAGGCCTTCCACTGCGCCCTGAAGGGCCCCCTGGTGGTGGACGAGAGGACGCTGGTGGAGCTGCATGGCTTCCAGGCT CCCACGGCCCAGGGCGCCTTCCTGCGGGGGTCTGGCTTGAGCCTGGCCTCAGGCCGGTTCACAGCCCCGGTGACCGCCATCTTCCAGTTCTCCGCCAGCCTGCACGTGG ACCGCAGGGAGCCGCAGGGCAGGGCGCGGGCGCGGGCTCGCGAC ACCGTGCGGGTGCTTGTCTGCATCGAGTCCCTGTGTCATCGACACAC GTCCCTGGAGGCCATCTCGGGCCTGGAGAGCCGTGGCAGAGTCTTTACCGTGCATGTGGAGGGGCTGCTGCAGCTGCAG GCTGGACAGTACGCCTCCGTCTTCGTGGACAACGGCTCTGGGACAGCCCTCACCATCCAGAGTGGCTCCAGCTTCTCCGGCTTGCTCCTGGGCACGTGA